A genomic region of Marinobacter sp. NP-4(2019) contains the following coding sequences:
- a CDS encoding phosphotransferase, with amino-acid sequence MSMNPELVDVLPAHKFDEAKLLAWLQQAIPDFGTTLGVKQFQGGQSNPTFLLDTDSGQYVLRKKPPGKTLPSAHMVEREYKVMRALSEHTDVPVPATRVLCEDIGIIGTPFYVMDFLEGRIVSHPALRALDRRERMPAHISAIDTLAALHSVDVNAVGLSDFGRPEGYVARQVARWTKQYLASKTDDMPAMDKLMEWLPENLPSTDECAIAHGDYRFGNLMLAPDEPDVIAILDWELSTLGHPLADLAYYCLPYHLPSDMEGSRGLLGEDLEALGIPDEQETIARYCKQTGRDGIADWHVYLAFSLFRLAAIVQGVYARALQGNAANADALQVGKRASQLAEVGWKIASEGDRS; translated from the coding sequence ATGAGCATGAACCCTGAACTGGTAGACGTCCTGCCAGCCCACAAATTCGATGAAGCCAAACTCCTGGCCTGGCTTCAGCAAGCCATTCCGGACTTTGGGACAACGCTGGGCGTAAAGCAGTTCCAGGGTGGGCAGTCCAATCCCACGTTTCTACTGGATACTGACAGCGGTCAATACGTGCTGCGCAAAAAGCCGCCCGGAAAAACGCTGCCATCCGCTCACATGGTAGAGCGGGAATACAAAGTCATGCGGGCTCTTTCCGAACACACCGACGTGCCGGTGCCTGCCACCAGAGTCCTGTGTGAAGACATCGGCATCATCGGCACGCCATTTTACGTTATGGATTTTCTCGAAGGCCGGATTGTCAGCCATCCGGCGCTGCGGGCGCTGGACCGTCGGGAACGGATGCCTGCGCACATATCGGCCATCGATACGTTGGCTGCATTGCACTCTGTAGATGTGAACGCCGTCGGACTCAGTGATTTTGGTCGCCCGGAGGGCTATGTCGCCAGGCAGGTTGCCCGGTGGACGAAACAGTATCTGGCGTCCAAGACCGACGATATGCCCGCCATGGATAAACTCATGGAGTGGTTGCCGGAGAACCTGCCGTCTACCGATGAGTGTGCCATTGCCCATGGCGATTATCGCTTCGGTAATCTGATGCTGGCCCCGGACGAGCCGGACGTTATCGCCATTCTTGACTGGGAACTTTCGACGCTTGGCCACCCGCTGGCGGACCTGGCGTACTACTGTCTGCCGTACCACCTGCCGTCGGATATGGAAGGCTCCCGTGGTTTGCTGGGGGAAGACCTGGAGGCACTGGGCATTCCCGATGAGCAGGAAACCATTGCCCGTTACTGCAAACAGACCGGCCGTGATGGTATCGCCGACTGGCATGTGTACCTGGCGTTCTCGCTATTCCGTCTGGCGGCGATTGTTCAGGGCGTTTACGCCCGCGCGCTGCAAGGTAATGCCGCCAATGCCGATGCCCTGCAAGTGGGTAAGCGCGCAAGCCAGCTGGCGGAGGTGGGCTGGAAAATTGCCAGTGAGGGAGACCGGTCATGA
- the surE gene encoding 5'/3'-nucleotidase SurE — protein sequence MSISIVRRVLITNDDGINAPGLAILERIARNLAEEVWVVAPEHDRSGAGQSISIHDPLRVYEKGENRYAVSGTPADCVLYSLAQWFGETPPDLVLSGVNCGANISDSVQYSGTVGAVLSAEHMGIPAIALSQAFLSREGVDWSPVAVFGEQVVRKLWQPGDSRAWNVNFPACNADAIRQARWCRQSTGSIQRPRLLAGRDARSLPYWWLGFDRSSRHIRTPDEDVTVLREKAIAITPLRHSEALPGGSEVFELAATAAH from the coding sequence ATGAGCATATCTATCGTCCGTCGCGTTCTGATTACCAACGACGATGGCATCAACGCTCCGGGCCTGGCGATTCTCGAGCGTATCGCCCGCAACCTGGCGGAAGAGGTCTGGGTGGTGGCACCGGAGCATGATCGCAGTGGCGCCGGTCAGAGCATTTCCATCCACGATCCGCTGCGGGTGTATGAAAAAGGTGAGAACCGTTACGCCGTGTCCGGCACACCGGCCGATTGTGTGTTGTATTCGTTGGCCCAGTGGTTCGGGGAGACCCCGCCGGACCTGGTGCTGTCCGGGGTGAACTGTGGCGCCAACATCAGTGACTCAGTGCAGTACTCCGGAACCGTGGGTGCAGTGCTCAGTGCCGAGCACATGGGTATACCCGCCATCGCCCTGAGTCAGGCCTTCCTGAGTCGTGAGGGTGTGGACTGGTCGCCGGTGGCGGTCTTCGGTGAACAGGTTGTCCGCAAGCTCTGGCAACCCGGCGACAGCCGCGCCTGGAATGTGAACTTTCCGGCTTGCAACGCCGATGCGATTCGACAGGCCCGGTGGTGTCGCCAGTCCACCGGTTCAATTCAGCGTCCCCGCCTGCTGGCGGGGCGGGATGCCCGCAGCCTGCCTTACTGGTGGCTGGGGTTTGATCGCAGCTCCCGGCACATCCGGACGCCGGATGAAGATGTCACTGTGCTGCGTGAAAAAGCCATTGCCATAACACCGTTGCGTCATTCGGAAGCCTTGCCCGGTGGCTCCGAGGTATTTGAGCTGGCCGCTACGGCGGCCCACTGA